Genomic DNA from Paenibacillus borealis:
TTAATATAATTTTTCGAAAATTGAAACCTCCCCTTGAAAATATGTTAAACTGAGTTCATCTGACTTCATATGAGGGATTTATCAAGGAGGCTTCGAATGCTTTGCTTTACCAGTCCATGAATCTTGTAGTTGTGTACACCGTTGCCATTGTAGTGGTATTGATTTGGATCGGTGCCCGGCGCAATCCGCTGATGGCTCTAGTTGAAATCGGGAGAGAGCTCCTGCGCTCCTATAAATTCACACTAATCGTTATAGGAATGTTCAGCGTGCTTGCTCTGAATAAATATGAGCTGCAGATCGAGCGTAAGATGCATCTGACCTCGGATTACACAGCCTTTGTCTTTGGTCTTGAGGGCCATTTTGTCAGACATGTGCAAGAGCTGTTCTATACGCCTTGGCTGACCCCAATCATTGTCTTCTTCTATATTTTCATGCTGCAATCGGTGCTCGCCGCCTCGCTCGGAGTCTATCTGCTGGATAAGAACCGCGTGATGCTATATGCGACCTGCTACACGATCATGATCACCTACGCCATTGCCATTCCATTCTATCTGTATTTTCCGGTAAACGAAGTGTGGTCCTATTTGCCCGCAGGGGTGCGGTTTACCATGCTGGATGTTTTTCCGAAGTTCGAACAGGAGTACCGGCCGCTATCCGGCCTGAACAACTGCTTCCCCAGCCTGCATACGGCCATTTCTGTATCCATGGCGCTGCTGGCCTACCGCTCCGGCAACCGCCGCTGGATGGTAATTAGTACAATCTCGGCCGTTACTATCGTATTCGGCATCTTCTATCTCGGCATCCACTGGCTGACCGATATGCTCGGCGGCACTTTGCTGGCTGTCCTGTCCACAACTGTCGCCGTACAGCTTGCCAAACTCACCCTGCGCAGCGGGGAAGAGAGACTGCGGGTACGCAGCCGGGCAACGAATGTCCGTTAACGTTAACACCAGATCCCGAACCTTATAAATGTACAAAAAAAATCGGCGTTCTCTTACGAGAGAC
This window encodes:
- a CDS encoding phosphatase PAP2 family protein, with the translated sequence MNLVVVYTVAIVVVLIWIGARRNPLMALVEIGRELLRSYKFTLIVIGMFSVLALNKYELQIERKMHLTSDYTAFVFGLEGHFVRHVQELFYTPWLTPIIVFFYIFMLQSVLAASLGVYLLDKNRVMLYATCYTIMITYAIAIPFYLYFPVNEVWSYLPAGVRFTMLDVFPKFEQEYRPLSGLNNCFPSLHTAISVSMALLAYRSGNRRWMVISTISAVTIVFGIFYLGIHWLTDMLGGTLLAVLSTTVAVQLAKLTLRSGEERLRVRSRATNVR